A window of Paremcibacter congregatus contains these coding sequences:
- a CDS encoding alpha/beta fold hydrolase yields the protein MLNPTDFPAPTLVSANGVELEVFEAGRENAGKPIVLCHGWPEHAFSWRHQMPALAAAGYHVIVPNQRGYGNSSRPSEVTAYDIEQLSGDLIALLDHYGYQDATFVGHDWGAMVVWGLALLHPDRVNKVINLSLPYQERGETPWIEFMEQIFGSDNYFVHFNRRPGIADAVLEENTFRFLRNLYRKNEPLREPEPGMAMINLARAETPRGEPLMSNSELAVFVAAFETSGFTGSINWYRNLDRNWRLLAEVNPVIQQPALMIYGDRDLVPKSDKLADFVPNVDVISLDCGHWIQQEKPEETSRAILNWLEQQAVS from the coding sequence ATGTTAAATCCAACCGACTTTCCCGCGCCCACTCTTGTTTCAGCCAACGGCGTTGAACTGGAAGTCTTTGAAGCCGGACGGGAAAATGCAGGAAAACCGATTGTACTCTGCCATGGCTGGCCAGAGCACGCCTTTTCCTGGCGCCATCAGATGCCCGCCCTTGCCGCAGCGGGCTACCATGTCATCGTCCCGAACCAGCGGGGATATGGCAACTCATCCCGCCCGTCGGAAGTAACGGCCTATGACATTGAACAGTTGTCGGGTGACCTTATCGCGCTTCTCGACCACTACGGATACCAAGATGCCACCTTTGTTGGCCATGACTGGGGGGCGATGGTCGTTTGGGGGTTGGCCTTATTACATCCAGACCGGGTCAATAAAGTGATAAATCTGAGCTTGCCTTACCAGGAACGCGGAGAAACGCCCTGGATTGAGTTCATGGAGCAAATATTCGGCAGTGACAATTATTTTGTACACTTCAATCGACGGCCCGGCATCGCAGACGCCGTCTTGGAAGAGAATACATTCCGTTTCCTTCGCAACCTGTACAGAAAAAACGAGCCCTTGAGAGAACCAGAACCGGGCATGGCGATGATCAATCTCGCCAGAGCGGAAACGCCACGCGGTGAGCCTCTGATGAGCAACAGCGAACTGGCCGTTTTTGTAGCTGCCTTCGAAACGTCAGGGTTCACGGGCAGCATAAACTGGTATAGAAATCTTGATCGCAACTGGCGCTTGTTGGCGGAAGTGAACCCGGTCATCCAGCAACCTGCGCTCATGATCTATGGCGATCGCGATTTGGTTCCGAAGTCGGACAAACTGGCTGATTTCGTACCCAATGTGGACGTGATCAGTCTAGATTGCGGCCATTGGATCCAACAAGAAAAGCCGGAAGAAACATCCCGAGCGATCCTGAACTGG
- a CDS encoding helix-turn-helix transcriptional regulator, whose translation MARTNSYGRLRRLELLAAHLKQDGFCTIKDLAELHLVSKRTIARDLQLMRDQGLPIDADRGRGGGVRLDRNWGVGRLNLSYTEAVDLLISIAVAEQMNSPIFLANLGSIKRQLVASFAPDKRNRVERIKSRILIGATASTTVQGTIAPSGNRVIQTLHQSFLNQNSILIRYQDEGGRTTTREIEAHYLLLNYPVWYVLAFDHFRAAPRTFRCDRIVEADTSTTRFQLLPKDSFKQTFEGYGLENLKAALSRAE comes from the coding sequence ATGGCTCGAACAAATTCATATGGCCGGCTGAGAAGACTGGAACTCCTCGCCGCCCACCTCAAACAAGATGGATTTTGCACCATCAAGGACCTCGCTGAGTTGCACCTGGTGAGCAAACGGACAATTGCGCGTGATCTGCAACTGATGCGTGATCAAGGCCTTCCCATTGATGCAGATAGAGGCCGGGGAGGGGGTGTCAGGTTGGATCGTAACTGGGGCGTCGGGCGTCTTAACCTGAGCTATACTGAAGCCGTTGATCTGCTTATCAGCATTGCCGTCGCCGAGCAGATGAACTCACCGATATTTCTCGCAAATTTAGGTTCGATCAAACGTCAACTCGTTGCGTCCTTCGCGCCGGACAAACGGAACAGGGTCGAGCGTATCAAGTCCAGAATTCTTATTGGGGCAACCGCTTCAACAACAGTACAGGGGACAATTGCTCCGTCGGGAAACCGCGTCATACAAACATTGCACCAGAGTTTCTTGAACCAAAATTCCATTCTCATCCGCTACCAGGATGAAGGCGGCAGGACCACGACACGCGAGATCGAAGCGCATTATCTCCTGTTAAACTATCCGGTCTGGTATGTGCTTGCCTTCGATCATTTCCGTGCAGCACCACGAACATTTCGCTGTGATCGCATCGTTGAGGCGGACACCTCCACCACCCGCTTTCAACTGTTGCCAAAGGATAGCTTCAAGCAAACTTTTGAAGGGTATGGGCTGGAGAACCTGAAGGCTGCCCTGTCAAGGGCGGAATAA
- a CDS encoding alpha/beta hydrolase, which translates to MTDMKIAESTSEVLTIPSFDLPESELLTEETRKAIADYKSYMVGYMQQCVAALQAGRESGDSSMGVNPRQLERDFFYQGALYRSLTARYSVVVRNEEINGVPVEIFIPHQGVSAENEGRVLINLHGGGFEVGSRTYSQLESIPVSALGNIKVVSPDYRMAPEYRFPAATNDIMAVYRALLEEYQPENIGFYGASAGAILTTQVLVRLQQENLPLPAAIGLIAGGATQVVGDSVAVGGGIMSAIYGVDLSEILKLQYYEGADVDSLELTPSLSDHHLTHFPPAFLASSSRDFALSGVLATHRQLLSLGVEAELHVWEGLEHDFHYNPDLREAEELNNGLLKFFSRYMG; encoded by the coding sequence ATGACTGATATGAAAATAGCTGAGTCGACCTCAGAAGTTCTTACAATTCCGTCATTCGATTTACCAGAATCGGAGTTGCTGACTGAAGAAACTAGAAAAGCCATCGCGGATTATAAATCCTATATGGTCGGATATATGCAGCAATGTGTGGCTGCCTTGCAGGCAGGCCGGGAGTCAGGCGATTCAAGCATGGGGGTGAACCCCAGGCAATTGGAGAGGGATTTTTTTTATCAGGGTGCTTTGTATCGCAGCCTGACGGCCCGTTATAGCGTGGTGGTGAGAAACGAGGAAATAAACGGTGTTCCTGTTGAAATCTTTATACCTCACCAAGGTGTATCGGCTGAAAACGAAGGGCGTGTTTTGATTAATTTACACGGCGGAGGGTTTGAAGTTGGTTCACGGACCTATAGCCAGCTTGAATCAATTCCGGTCTCTGCGCTTGGAAACATTAAAGTGGTTAGCCCTGATTATAGGATGGCTCCGGAATACAGGTTCCCGGCTGCCACAAATGACATTATGGCTGTATACAGGGCCTTGCTGGAAGAATATCAGCCTGAAAATATCGGATTTTACGGTGCCTCTGCCGGGGCAATATTAACGACCCAGGTGCTAGTGAGACTGCAACAGGAAAATTTACCGTTGCCCGCAGCCATCGGTTTGATCGCTGGGGGTGCCACGCAGGTTGTTGGAGATTCAGTCGCTGTCGGAGGTGGCATAATGTCCGCCATTTACGGTGTTGATTTATCCGAGATACTGAAGCTGCAATATTATGAAGGGGCGGATGTTGACAGTCTGGAACTCACGCCATCCTTGTCGGACCATCATCTGACGCATTTTCCTCCTGCTTTTCTGGCGTCGTCTAGCCGAGATTTTGCTCTCAGCGGCGTTTTGGCGACACACCGTCAATTGCTTTCCTTGGGCGTAGAAGCTGAATTGCATGTATGGGAAGGCTTGGAGCATGACTTTCATTATAACCCTGATCTGCGTGAAGCTGAGGAACTGAACAACGGATTGCTTAAGTTTTTCAGCAGGTATATGGGCTAG